From a region of the Toxotes jaculatrix isolate fToxJac2 chromosome 7, fToxJac2.pri, whole genome shotgun sequence genome:
- the isg15 gene encoding ubiquitin-like protein ISG15, with the protein MDIIIIMLGETHRMRVHPQDTVGYLKKVIQEKLGVPTQRQKLAIVNGQRTDLSDDSKSVSYYGLESGSTVSLLVTQPPATIQVFVRNDKGQISTYDIKPDETVSDFKTKVQCREGVAASQQRLVFQGREMNGGKLSDYKVEALSTIDLLLRLRGG; encoded by the coding sequence ATGGATATAATAATCATTATGCTGGGTGAGACCCACCGAATGAGGGTGCACCCACAGGACACCGTTGGCTATCTGAAAAAAGTCATCCAGGAGAAGCTGGGAGTCCCCACTCAGAGGCAGAAGTTGGCCATCGTCAACGGTCAGAGGACGGACCTGAGCGACGACTCCAAGTCTGTCAGCTACTACGGTCTAGAGTCCGGCTCCACGGTGTCCCTGCTGGTGACCCAGCCACCGGCCACCATCCAGGTTTTCGTGAGGAACGACAAAGGGCAGATAAGCACCTATGATATCAAACCAGACGAGACTGTCAGCGACTTCAAAACCAAGGTCCAGTGCAGAGAGGGGGTGGCTGCGAGCCAGCAGAGGCTGGTTTTCCAGGGCCGGGAGATGAACGGCGGGAAACTATCCGACTACAAAGTCGAAGCGTTGAGCACCATCGACCTGTTGCTCCGTctgagaggaggctga
- the gatc gene encoding glutamyl-tRNA(Gln) amidotransferase subunit C, mitochondrial, with protein sequence MSVFSLTAGRTCRSSSLKIFVPPFNLLTNNGHSVTNAVNSNRRSGSCLKSHMTTVTRLFSSQPHNPKVPEVATWEPVPEDQLPPPAQIPADLVDKLERLALVDFRTKQGLACLEKAIRFADQLHVVDTSGIEPMDSVLEDRVLYLREDAVMEGDCAEELLQLSKNTVEEYFVAPPGNIPLPKREERASILKHSEF encoded by the exons ATGTCGGTGTTTAGCCTGACTGCTGGGCGCACATGCCGCAGCTCGTCACTGAAAATCTTCGTGCCTCCGTTTAACCTGCTAACAAACAACGGACACTCGGTAACAAACGCTGTAAACTCCAACAGGCGAAGCGGCAGCTGCCTGAAGAGCCACATGACTACCGTAACGCGTCTGTTCAGCTCTCAGCCACACAACCCAAAG GTACCAGAGGTCGCAACATGGGAACCGGTACCAGAAGACCAACTTCCCCCG CCTGCACAAATCCCTGCAGACCTTGTGGACAAACTGGAGCGCCTGGCCTTGGTCGATTTCCGAACCAAACAGGGACTGGCGTGTTTGGAGAAAGCCATACGATTTGCAGATCAGCTTCATGTTGTTGACACGTCGGGAATTGAACCAATGGATTCAGTTCTGGAGGACAG GGTTTTATACCTGAGGGAAGATGCAGTGATGGAAGGGGACTGTGCTGAAGAACTGCTTCAGCTCTCCAAAAACACCGTCGAAGAATATTTTGTGGCACCACcag gaAATATTCCTCTACcaaaaagggaggagagagctTCCATACTGAAACACTCAGAGTTCTGA